The Bacteroides acidifaciens genome includes a region encoding these proteins:
- a CDS encoding Tex family protein encodes MELFHKMISGLLGIPERQISSTLRLLDEGATIPFISRYRKEVTGGLDEVQIEQIKEQHDKLCDIAKRKETILSTITEQGKLTAELEKRINDTWNPTELEDIYLPYKPKRKTRAEAARQKGLEPLATILMLQRENNLDARAASFVKGEVKDVEDALKGARDIIAEQVNEDERARNAVRNQFARQAEISAKVVKGKEEEAAKYRDYFDFSEPLKRCTSHRLLAIRRAEAEGLLKVSITPDDEACIERLERQFVRGNTECSRQVNEATVDAYKRLLKPSIETEFAAQSKEKADDEAIRVFAENLRQLLLAAPLGQKRVLAIDPGFRTGCKVVCLDAQGNLLHNENIYPHPPVNKTSEAAAKLRKMVEAYQIEAISIGNGTASRETEDFISRQSFDRQIPVFVVSEQGASIYSASKIARDEFPEYDVTVRGAVSIGRRLMDPLAELVKIDPKSIGVGQYQHDVDQTKLKKALDQTVENCVNLVGVNLNTASSHLLTYISGLGPQLAQNIVNYRAENGAFGSRKELMKVPRMGAKAFEQCAGFLRIPGAKNPLDNTAVHPESYHIVEQMAKDLKCTVNELIAGKELRQKINISDYITPTVGLPTLQDILQELDKPGRDPRKAIKVFEFDKNVRTIADLREGMILPGIVGNITNFGAFVDIGIKENGLVHLSQLAERFISDPTEVVSIHQQVMVRVMNVDTDRKRIQLSMIGVPQD; translated from the coding sequence ATGGAATTATTTCACAAAATGATTTCCGGACTGTTAGGAATACCGGAAAGACAAATAAGCAGTACCCTCCGTCTTTTGGACGAAGGTGCTACGATTCCTTTCATCAGCCGCTACCGTAAAGAAGTTACGGGCGGGCTGGATGAAGTCCAGATAGAGCAAATCAAGGAGCAACACGATAAGTTGTGCGACATAGCCAAACGGAAAGAGACGATTCTCAGCACCATCACCGAACAGGGAAAACTGACCGCCGAACTGGAAAAACGTATCAACGACACTTGGAACCCGACGGAATTGGAAGATATTTATCTCCCCTACAAGCCCAAACGGAAGACACGTGCCGAAGCAGCCCGCCAGAAAGGATTGGAACCGCTTGCCACTATCCTGATGTTACAAAGAGAAAACAATCTCGACGCCCGTGCCGCATCTTTCGTGAAAGGTGAAGTGAAAGACGTGGAAGACGCTCTGAAAGGAGCCCGTGACATCATCGCCGAACAAGTGAACGAAGACGAACGTGCCCGTAATGCCGTGCGTAACCAATTCGCCCGACAGGCGGAAATCAGCGCCAAAGTAGTGAAAGGCAAAGAGGAAGAAGCCGCCAAGTACCGTGATTACTTCGACTTCTCCGAACCGCTCAAACGCTGCACTTCCCACCGCCTGCTAGCCATCCGCCGGGCAGAAGCGGAAGGACTGCTGAAAGTCTCCATCACCCCGGACGACGAAGCGTGCATCGAACGCCTGGAACGCCAGTTCGTACGCGGCAACACCGAATGTAGCCGGCAAGTGAACGAAGCCACCGTCGACGCTTACAAACGCCTGCTCAAACCTTCCATCGAAACGGAATTTGCCGCCCAATCGAAAGAGAAGGCGGACGATGAAGCCATCCGCGTATTTGCCGAAAACCTTCGCCAGCTACTTCTCGCAGCTCCATTGGGGCAGAAACGGGTGCTCGCCATCGACCCCGGATTCCGTACCGGATGCAAAGTCGTCTGTCTCGACGCACAAGGAAACCTGCTGCACAACGAAAATATCTACCCACATCCGCCGGTCAACAAAACCAGTGAAGCAGCAGCAAAACTCCGTAAGATGGTCGAAGCCTATCAGATAGAAGCCATCTCCATCGGCAACGGGACGGCAAGCCGTGAAACGGAAGACTTCATCAGCCGCCAAAGTTTCGACCGCCAGATTCCCGTATTTGTAGTCAGCGAGCAGGGAGCTTCCATCTATTCGGCTTCCAAAATCGCCCGCGACGAATTTCCCGAATATGACGTGACAGTCAGAGGAGCCGTTTCCATCGGACGCCGGCTGATGGACCCGTTGGCGGAATTAGTCAAGATAGACCCTAAATCCATCGGAGTCGGTCAGTACCAGCACGATGTAGACCAGACGAAACTAAAGAAAGCGCTCGACCAGACCGTAGAGAACTGCGTGAACCTCGTCGGAGTCAACCTGAACACGGCAAGCAGCCATCTGCTGACCTATATTTCCGGCTTAGGCCCGCAACTGGCGCAAAACATCGTCAACTACCGGGCAGAGAACGGCGCCTTCGGCTCACGCAAAGAACTGATGAAAGTCCCGCGCATGGGTGCAAAAGCCTTCGAGCAATGTGCAGGATTCCTACGTATCCCCGGAGCAAAGAACCCGCTGGACAACACAGCCGTGCATCCCGAAAGCTACCACATCGTAGAGCAGATGGCAAAAGACCTGAAATGTACCGTCAACGAACTGATAGCCGGCAAGGAACTTCGCCAGAAGATTAACATCTCCGACTATATCACTCCCACGGTCGGTCTGCCTACCTTACAGGATATCCTGCAAGAGCTTGACAAACCGGGACGTGACCCGCGTAAAGCTATCAAGGTATTCGAATTTGACAAGAACGTGCGTACCATAGCCGATTTGCGCGAAGGCATGATTCTTCCGGGCATTGTCGGCAATATCACCAATTTCGGTGCTTTCGTCGATATAGGAATCAAGGAGAACGGACTCGTGCATCTCTCCCAACTAGCCGAACGTTTCATCTCCGACCCGACGGAAGTCGTATCCATCCATCAGCAAGTCATGGTGAGAGTGATGAACGTAGATACCGACCGGAAACGGATTCAACTCAGCATGATTGGGGTACCGCAAGACTGA
- a CDS encoding CPBP family intramembrane glutamic endopeptidase — MTADNIVEKKEPKRLPVWACIPLFIVVFFVCMGLYGILAQGFLSLVLGVEARHPGMVGYILLEGSMLLAVLTATVIMLRLERRPFSDLGLSVKGHAKGLWYGFLLAVLLYLVGFGLSLVMGEVEVTGFQFKPLDLLGALLFFLLVALFEEILMRGYILGHLLHTRLNKFLSLFISAALFAFLHIFNPEIDFLPMINLVLAGMLLGASYLYTRNLCFPISLHLFWNWIQGPILGYQVSGNNFMSTMLKLHMPEENVLNGGAFGFEGSLICTVLMIVFTILIVWWGEKREAISLAVPQSC; from the coding sequence ATGACGGCAGACAACATCGTAGAGAAAAAAGAGCCTAAGAGACTTCCCGTATGGGCGTGTATTCCCCTGTTTATTGTGGTGTTTTTTGTATGTATGGGATTGTATGGTATATTGGCTCAAGGGTTCTTGTCATTGGTTCTTGGTGTGGAAGCACGTCATCCGGGGATGGTGGGGTATATTCTGCTCGAAGGCAGTATGCTGCTGGCTGTTCTTACTGCTACTGTCATTATGCTCCGGTTGGAGCGGCGTCCGTTCTCCGATTTGGGATTGTCCGTCAAGGGGCATGCCAAAGGGTTGTGGTATGGATTTCTGTTGGCTGTTTTGCTGTATCTGGTAGGCTTCGGATTGTCCCTGGTTATGGGAGAAGTGGAAGTGACCGGTTTTCAGTTCAAGCCGTTGGATTTACTGGGAGCGTTGCTGTTTTTTCTGTTAGTCGCGCTGTTTGAAGAGATTCTGATGCGCGGGTATATTCTCGGACATCTGCTGCATACCCGTTTAAATAAATTCCTGTCGCTGTTCATTTCGGCGGCGTTGTTCGCATTCCTGCATATTTTTAATCCGGAGATAGACTTCCTGCCGATGATAAATCTTGTGTTGGCAGGCATGTTGCTGGGAGCTTCCTATTTATATACCCGGAATCTTTGTTTCCCCATCTCGCTGCATCTTTTCTGGAACTGGATACAAGGTCCGATTCTAGGCTACCAGGTGAGCGGGAACAATTTCATGTCTACGATGCTGAAATTGCATATGCCCGAAGAAAATGTGCTGAATGGCGGAGCCTTCGGTTTTGAAGGCTCGCTCATTTGCACAGTACTTATGATAGTATTTACGATTCTGATAGTCTGGTGGGGAGAGAAGAGAGAGGCAATCAGTCTTGCGGTACCCCAATCATGCTGA
- a CDS encoding leucine-rich repeat domain-containing protein: MKIKLLLISFLLAANSLGATAQVSKTYYVSKPGTLISMMTEDEANAVTHLTLTGKLNAEDFRHLRDEFDNLKVLDISNAEIKMYSGKSGTYPNGKFYIYMPNFIPAYAFSSVVDGVTKGKQTLEKVILSEKTKNIEDAAFKGCENLKICQIRKKTAPNLLPEALADSVTAIFVPLGSSDAYRYKDRWQNFAFIEGEPVEATLQVGLMGKLEEEILKAGLQPRDINFLTVEGKLDNADFKLIRDYMPNLVSVDISKTNATAIPDFTFAQKKYLLNMKLPHNLKSIGQRVFSNCGRLCGTLELPASVTAIEFGAFMGCDNLRYVLATGDKITTLGDSLFGDGVPSKLVYKK; this comes from the coding sequence ATGAAAATTAAACTACTATTGATAAGCTTCTTATTGGCTGCCAACTCATTAGGAGCCACAGCGCAAGTGAGTAAAACGTATTATGTGAGCAAACCGGGAACACTGATTTCCATGATGACGGAAGACGAAGCCAACGCCGTCACCCACCTCACCCTTACCGGAAAATTGAATGCCGAAGATTTCAGACACCTGCGTGATGAGTTCGATAACCTGAAAGTGCTGGATATTTCGAATGCCGAAATAAAAATGTACAGCGGGAAATCGGGAACCTATCCCAACGGCAAGTTCTACATTTATATGCCGAACTTTATCCCTGCCTATGCTTTCTCCAGCGTAGTGGACGGAGTGACCAAAGGCAAACAAACTTTAGAAAAAGTAATCCTCTCCGAAAAGACCAAGAATATCGAAGACGCCGCTTTCAAAGGCTGCGAGAATCTGAAAATTTGCCAGATTCGCAAAAAGACAGCTCCCAACCTGTTGCCGGAAGCATTGGCGGACAGCGTTACCGCTATCTTCGTCCCTCTGGGCAGCAGCGACGCTTACCGCTACAAGGACAGATGGCAGAACTTTGCTTTCATCGAAGGCGAACCGGTAGAAGCAACTTTGCAGGTAGGACTTATGGGCAAACTGGAAGAAGAGATTCTGAAAGCAGGGCTTCAACCCCGCGACATCAACTTCCTCACCGTTGAAGGTAAACTGGACAATGCCGATTTCAAACTTATCCGCGATTATATGCCGAATCTGGTATCGGTCGATATTTCAAAAACAAATGCAACGGCTATCCCCGATTTTACTTTCGCGCAGAAGAAGTATCTGTTGAATATGAAATTACCGCATAATCTGAAATCTATCGGGCAGCGCGTGTTCAGCAATTGCGGTCGCCTGTGCGGTACGTTGGAGCTGCCGGCCAGTGTGACGGCTATCGAGTTCGGTGCGTTTATGGGATGCGATAATCTGCGTTACGTGTTGGCTACGGGAGATAAGATTACAACGCTGGGCGATAGTTTGTTTGGAGACGGTGTGCCGAGCAAGTTGGTTTATAAGAAATAA
- a CDS encoding ATP-binding protein, with amino-acid sequence METKYIRRELSAVIEEAYRYFSVITITGPRQSGKTTLIRNLFPHLPYYSLENLDVRSFAENDPVAFLNQHAEGMILDEVHNAPNLLSYIQGMVDDDADRRFILSGSSQFAMLKKVTQSLAGRTGVFELLPMSYSEIREIAADTPLYNLLLNGFYPAIYSGRNVPKFLYPAYMKTYLDKDVRDLLQIKDMMQFHTFIRLCAGRIGSLFKASELANEIGISSHTVTAWLSVLQASYIVTLLPPYFENTRKRLTKTPKLYFTDTGLACHLLGIESPEQLARDKMRGALFENFIVMEALKRRYNRGKESNLYFYRDSNQNEIDLLLKKGLGFYGIEIKSAMTYHADFEKALKQMDGWVKGPVEGKAVVYAGTLENTAGEISLLNYAHLDSVLE; translated from the coding sequence ATGGAGACAAAATATATCCGCAGGGAATTATCCGCCGTGATAGAAGAGGCGTACCGCTATTTCTCGGTCATAACCATTACCGGTCCCCGTCAGTCCGGCAAGACAACGCTGATCCGTAATCTGTTCCCGCACCTGCCGTACTACTCTTTGGAGAACCTTGATGTGCGGAGCTTTGCCGAAAACGACCCGGTCGCTTTTCTGAACCAGCATGCGGAGGGCATGATTCTCGATGAAGTGCATAATGCTCCGAATCTCTTGTCGTATATACAAGGTATGGTGGACGATGACGCAGACCGGCGGTTCATCCTTTCGGGCAGTTCGCAGTTCGCCATGCTGAAAAAGGTTACGCAGTCCCTGGCGGGACGTACCGGTGTATTCGAGCTGCTGCCCATGTCTTACTCCGAGATACGGGAGATTGCCGCCGATACGCCGCTTTACAATCTGCTGCTGAACGGGTTCTATCCCGCGATTTATTCGGGGCGCAATGTGCCCAAATTCCTCTATCCGGCCTACATGAAAACCTATCTGGACAAGGACGTGCGCGATTTGCTGCAAATCAAGGACATGATGCAGTTCCACACGTTTATCCGTCTGTGCGCCGGGCGTATCGGTTCGCTGTTCAAAGCCTCTGAGCTGGCGAACGAAATCGGTATCAGCTCGCACACGGTCACGGCGTGGCTTTCCGTCTTGCAGGCATCCTATATCGTGACCCTGCTGCCCCCGTATTTCGAGAATACGCGCAAACGGCTGACCAAAACTCCAAAGCTCTACTTTACGGACACGGGGCTTGCCTGCCATCTGCTCGGTATCGAATCTCCGGAACAACTTGCCCGGGATAAGATGCGGGGGGCGCTGTTCGAGAACTTCATCGTGATGGAAGCGTTGAAACGGCGGTATAATCGGGGTAAGGAGAGCAACCTCTATTTCTACCGGGATTCAAACCAGAATGAGATAGATCTGCTGCTGAAAAAAGGTTTGGGATTTTACGGTATCGAAATCAAGTCGGCAATGACTTATCATGCGGACTTTGAAAAGGCGTTGAAACAGATGGACGGTTGGGTCAAAGGTCCTGTAGAGGGCAAGGCGGTGGTCTATGCGGGCACGCTCGAAAACACCGCCGGAGAAATCAGCCTGCTGAATTATGCCCATCTGGACAGTGTGTTGGAATAA
- a CDS encoding smalltalk protein: protein MKKSVWDMILKVVIAMASALAGVLGANAMNL from the coding sequence ATGAAGAAATCCGTATGGGATATGATCCTGAAAGTGGTTATCGCAATGGCTTCGGCTTTGGCTGGCGTTTTGGGCGCTAATGCGATGAATCTGTAA
- a CDS encoding N-acetylmuramoyl-L-alanine amidase — protein sequence MRKINLIVIHCSATRADRSLTAGDLEQQHRRRGFNGTGYHYYIRKDGTLHLTRLLERVGAHAKGFNAHSIGICYEGGLDCRGRPADIRTPAQRSTLRQLVGQLQERFPGCRVCGHRDLSPDRNGNGEIEPEEWIKQCPCFDVAKEFKDSGAFTAQTEDTEGHRVKQLFKETERR from the coding sequence ATGAGAAAGATAAACTTAATCGTTATCCACTGTTCCGCTACGCGTGCCGACCGTTCGCTCACCGCAGGCGACTTGGAGCAGCAGCACCGCCGCCGCGGCTTCAACGGGACAGGATACCACTATTACATCCGCAAGGATGGAACGTTGCACCTCACCCGGTTGCTGGAACGCGTCGGAGCCCACGCTAAAGGCTTCAACGCTCACTCGATAGGTATCTGCTATGAAGGTGGTCTGGACTGCCGGGGACGCCCGGCAGACATCCGGACTCCGGCACAGCGTTCCACGCTCCGGCAGCTCGTCGGGCAGTTGCAGGAGAGATTCCCCGGTTGCCGGGTGTGCGGACACCGCGACCTCTCGCCGGACCGCAACGGAAACGGTGAGATAGAACCGGAAGAGTGGATTAAACAGTGCCCGTGTTTCGATGTGGCGAAGGAATTCAAGGATTCCGGAGCATTCACGGCACAGACGGAGGACACGGAAGGACACAGAGTAAAACAACTATTTAAAGAAACAGAAAGGAGGTAA
- a CDS encoding HU family DNA-binding protein — translation MSITFKKILRKSPFDKDSAGKYYPHLITWGKPATLDTIAVQMKDKTSLSLGDIKSVLTTFVEVMLHELYHGHSVNIENFGVFSLSATTIGTELKKDCLPENIRTVRINFRASSSVRPNLAATRAEGKMDFVDLEQQLKSLSADAGGEDDNEGGETPDPTPGGDDGDETPDPAA, via the coding sequence ATGTCTATTACATTTAAAAAGATTTTACGAAAATCTCCGTTCGACAAGGACAGCGCGGGCAAATACTACCCGCATCTTATCACGTGGGGAAAACCCGCTACGTTGGACACCATTGCCGTCCAGATGAAGGACAAGACTTCGCTCAGCTTGGGCGACATAAAGAGTGTGTTGACCACCTTCGTTGAAGTGATGCTTCACGAACTCTACCACGGTCATTCGGTGAATATCGAGAATTTCGGTGTGTTCAGCCTCTCCGCCACCACCATAGGCACTGAGTTGAAGAAGGACTGCCTGCCCGAAAACATCCGCACGGTGCGCATCAACTTCCGCGCCTCGAGCAGCGTGCGTCCCAACCTTGCCGCTACCCGTGCGGAAGGCAAGATGGACTTTGTCGACCTCGAGCAGCAGCTCAAGTCATTGTCGGCGGACGCTGGAGGAGAAGACGATAATGAGGGAGGCGAGACGCCCGACCCCACTCCGGGTGGAGATGACGGTGATGAAACTCCGGATCCGGCAGCATAA
- a CDS encoding DUF4248 domain-containing protein, giving the protein MEKRQEDFQIRVYLKTELAQLYAPHLSPEAALRKMRKWIHRNPELYHRLYDEGNEGKNEQAYSKRQVGIIVQYLDTP; this is encoded by the coding sequence ATGGAAAAAAGACAAGAAGATTTTCAAATACGGGTCTATCTAAAAACAGAACTCGCACAACTCTATGCTCCACACCTTTCGCCCGAAGCTGCACTGCGGAAAATGCGAAAATGGATACACCGCAACCCCGAACTATACCATCGGCTATACGATGAGGGAAACGAAGGGAAAAACGAACAGGCATACAGCAAAAGACAGGTGGGAATCATCGTGCAATACCTTGACACACCCTGA
- a CDS encoding IS4 family transposase — protein MLLETDQIRDPRLLRRLNLICSQMVVHQSAIVNQFSKEHKEKMGAYRFLNNSSVSSDAILSGLIQTCCKNASGRKHLLCIQDTSEINYEAHVERMKKKTVSPGIVGQKQCGTFLHPVLVVDASSHIPIGFSSVKQWNRSPDALSREERNYRYQPIEEKESYRWIESGMAASEQMPRDAVKTIIGDREADIFELFSRIPADNVHLLIRSVHERNCRLDNPDCSVHLNTLMDQAVLRAEYSFEVLPGSGRKKRIACMELRFERVTLCAPVNGPAKGSPPVSLYCIHVKEKSSSTPINESPIEWRLLTTHVVETVEQAIECIGWYRCRWLIEELFRVLKRKGFMIEDAQLETVSALQKLILISLQAALQVMVLKLSFDKEDENLSSEIYFTSKEIELLHIVGKKSEGNTKIQQNPYKKESMAWAAWIIARLGAWSAYKSQSIPGYITFKNGLDRFYTQFELYELIS, from the coding sequence ATGTTATTAGAGACAGATCAAATTCGTGATCCTCGGCTTTTGCGACGTTTAAACTTAATTTGCTCTCAGATGGTTGTCCATCAAAGTGCTATAGTGAATCAATTTAGTAAGGAACATAAAGAAAAGATGGGTGCTTATAGATTTTTGAACAATTCCTCAGTCAGTTCTGATGCTATCTTATCAGGTCTGATACAAACTTGCTGTAAGAATGCTTCCGGTCGTAAGCATTTACTGTGTATTCAAGATACCTCGGAGATAAACTATGAGGCTCATGTTGAGCGAATGAAGAAAAAAACAGTCAGTCCCGGCATTGTCGGTCAAAAGCAATGTGGTACTTTTTTGCATCCAGTCTTGGTAGTGGATGCCTCCAGCCATATTCCTATAGGCTTTTCTTCGGTCAAGCAGTGGAATCGCTCACCGGATGCTTTAAGTCGTGAAGAACGTAATTACAGATATCAGCCTATAGAAGAAAAAGAGTCATATCGTTGGATAGAAAGTGGCATGGCTGCCAGTGAGCAAATGCCCCGGGATGCAGTTAAAACGATTATCGGTGACCGTGAAGCGGACATTTTCGAGCTTTTCAGCCGTATCCCTGCTGATAATGTTCACTTGCTGATCCGTTCTGTTCATGAAAGGAATTGCCGGTTGGATAATCCAGACTGTTCTGTCCATCTGAATACATTAATGGATCAGGCTGTTCTACGGGCAGAGTATAGCTTTGAAGTGCTCCCGGGAAGCGGACGTAAGAAACGGATAGCGTGTATGGAACTTCGCTTTGAAAGAGTCACTTTGTGCGCTCCTGTTAACGGTCCGGCAAAGGGCAGTCCCCCTGTTAGTCTTTATTGCATACATGTTAAAGAAAAATCTTCCAGTACACCGATAAATGAGAGTCCTATTGAATGGAGACTGCTAACTACACATGTGGTGGAGACTGTAGAACAAGCAATTGAATGTATCGGTTGGTATCGTTGTAGATGGCTGATTGAAGAGTTGTTCAGAGTACTCAAAAGAAAGGGATTCATGATTGAGGACGCACAGTTGGAAACAGTTTCGGCATTACAAAAACTAATCTTAATTTCCTTGCAGGCAGCCCTGCAGGTGATGGTACTCAAACTTTCTTTTGATAAAGAAGATGAAAACCTCTCTTCAGAAATCTACTTTACAAGCAAAGAAATAGAATTATTACATATAGTAGGAAAAAAGAGTGAGGGAAATACAAAAATACAGCAAAATCCATATAAAAAAGAATCAATGGCATGGGCGGCATGGATTATTGCAAGGTTAGGAGCATGGAGTGCATACAAGAGCCAGTCCATTCCAGGATATATAACTTTTAAGAATGGACTGGATAGATTTTATACACAGTTTGAATTGTATGAGTTAATCAGCTAA
- a CDS encoding VapE domain-containing protein produces the protein MNTINVTTYKGLSAVSGSISIKQLFELIRSNTYRERIQRLRLATETGENDKADRMKRQLPYHTVTATYSTERLACSLATYQDIITLDCDEMPAERLPEFRRLTNECPDTIGSFTSPRMHGLKIFVYLKGREAEALRTELNARGTIDFATLNIYHHRMYTLACRQYEQLLGTKVDSSGSDIGRGFFVSYDPEAFLSDERLAAVRPLTVMVTLPTREACKSTKRKSVSTPPSDVTDNTAHDATDASSIIDLQVQLDFRKAMDYTRRKERLAEGNRDNYFYCLGNQCYQRHITEQEALALTGKHFTDLGGFDFATPLRNAYRYTSKTDNAEEHPKEPRINQLIRFMDTHYEIQRNVVKEQLEFRRITPDAPNTPPQPFTTLRAKDINTFYVNAQLDGISCSTTALRALVDSDYAQPFNPILHYFNSLDPWDGKTDHIGILSRRVHATDQQFFDDSFRRWLVGMVACAIDDDKQNHQLLLLHGAQGKGKSTFIRHLLPPKLKDYYRSNMINPDNKDHLLQLSSCLLINLDEFDTLSPSRMQELKSLITQDVITERKAFDIQTYSFVRRASFVASTNNPQCLPDIGENRRILFNSITDVDYRTPVDHQGIYAQALALYRQGFHYWYENEEVTYLNQRNEEFRQKDPVEESLFFYFRPAKGGDLKAQWYPATYLLSILSLNGRIQSNSQAKQTLTAVLENHHFLSRKTLNGITEYCVVEYTQDERKQNATLPLPPVQNKLEL, from the coding sequence ATGAACACGATTAATGTCACTACGTACAAGGGACTATCAGCCGTATCCGGAAGTATCAGTATCAAACAACTGTTCGAGCTCATCCGCAGCAACACCTATCGCGAACGTATCCAACGCCTGCGTCTCGCCACGGAAACCGGTGAGAACGACAAGGCCGACCGCATGAAGCGGCAACTGCCCTATCACACCGTCACCGCCACATACTCCACTGAGAGACTCGCCTGCAGCCTTGCCACCTATCAGGATATCATCACGCTCGACTGTGACGAGATGCCTGCCGAACGCTTGCCGGAATTCCGCCGCCTGACAAACGAATGCCCCGACACGATAGGCAGCTTCACCAGTCCGCGCATGCATGGACTGAAAATCTTCGTCTACCTCAAAGGACGGGAAGCCGAAGCCCTGCGCACCGAACTGAACGCACGCGGAACCATTGATTTCGCCACCCTCAACATCTACCACCACCGCATGTATACCCTCGCCTGCCGACAATACGAACAGCTGCTCGGCACGAAGGTGGACAGCAGCGGAAGCGACATCGGACGCGGCTTTTTCGTATCATACGACCCCGAGGCGTTCCTCTCCGACGAACGGCTGGCAGCTGTACGACCGCTCACCGTGATGGTGACTCTCCCCACCCGCGAAGCATGCAAAAGCACCAAGCGCAAGTCTGTCTCCACCCCGCCCTCCGACGTCACGGACAACACCGCACACGATGCTACGGATGCCTCCTCCATCATCGACCTGCAAGTGCAACTCGACTTCCGCAAAGCAATGGACTACACCCGCCGCAAGGAACGACTGGCGGAGGGCAACCGCGACAATTATTTCTACTGCCTGGGCAACCAGTGTTACCAACGCCACATCACCGAACAGGAAGCGCTGGCACTCACCGGCAAACATTTTACCGACCTCGGCGGATTCGACTTCGCCACACCTCTTCGCAATGCCTATCGATACACCTCCAAGACCGACAACGCTGAAGAGCACCCCAAAGAGCCGCGCATCAACCAGCTCATCCGGTTCATGGACACGCACTATGAGATTCAACGCAACGTAGTGAAGGAGCAACTCGAATTCCGACGCATCACGCCCGATGCCCCCAACACACCACCGCAACCTTTCACCACCCTGCGCGCCAAGGACATCAACACGTTCTATGTCAACGCCCAGCTGGATGGCATCTCCTGCTCAACCACCGCCCTGCGGGCACTCGTCGACTCTGACTATGCGCAACCCTTCAACCCCATCCTCCACTACTTCAACTCGCTTGACCCGTGGGACGGGAAAACAGACCATATCGGGATACTGTCACGCCGCGTGCATGCCACCGACCAGCAGTTTTTCGACGACAGCTTCCGGCGCTGGCTCGTGGGAATGGTGGCATGTGCCATCGACGACGACAAGCAAAACCACCAGCTACTCCTCCTCCACGGCGCACAGGGAAAAGGGAAAAGTACCTTCATCCGCCACCTCCTACCGCCCAAACTGAAGGATTACTACCGCAGCAACATGATCAATCCCGACAACAAAGACCATTTGCTGCAACTCTCGTCGTGCCTGCTCATCAATCTCGATGAGTTTGACACACTTTCCCCCTCACGCATGCAAGAGCTGAAGAGTCTCATCACACAGGATGTCATCACGGAACGGAAAGCGTTCGACATACAGACCTACAGTTTCGTCCGCCGCGCCTCGTTCGTGGCAAGCACCAACAATCCGCAATGCCTGCCGGACATCGGCGAAAACCGGCGTATCCTCTTCAATAGCATCACCGACGTCGATTACCGTACGCCTGTCGACCACCAAGGGATATATGCACAAGCGCTCGCACTCTACCGACAGGGGTTCCACTACTGGTACGAGAACGAAGAAGTGACCTATCTCAACCAACGCAACGAGGAATTCCGCCAGAAGGATCCGGTGGAAGAAAGCCTTTTCTTCTACTTCCGCCCTGCAAAAGGAGGCGATCTGAAAGCTCAATGGTATCCCGCCACGTATCTGCTCTCCATACTGAGCCTGAACGGACGCATACAGTCGAACTCGCAAGCGAAACAAACGCTCACCGCCGTACTCGAAAACCACCATTTCCTCAGCCGCAAGACTCTGAACGGCATCACCGAATATTGTGTGGTGGAATACACACAGGATGAACGCAAGCAAAACGCTACACTGCCGCTACCCCCTGTTCAAAACAAACTGGAGCTGTGA